The genomic segment taaataaaagaaaatatttaaaaagcagtcatGTCACAAGTCAATtgaatgaaaagtgaaaattgttttttgccATATTTTGTGCTTCAAAatatggacattgtgctgcttgcTTCTGCTGTGTACGCCCTGGCCACTTGGTGGCAGTATAATGCAGACATATGGATAGAAACGAAGACCGTCCGTTCCTATTTTACTCCTCGGTAAGCCGCAGTTATATTcgtcattctttgcagaggatgaaTAATATATGCTTACATGTGCCTGTTGTTCGGCTCTCGCAGAGGGACGGGTAGAGGAGGAGATGAGCGTTTATGCGATTTTTAATCCTGCCAATTGGTTCGCTGTATTGATTCGTGAAAAAAACAGGAACTTGAAGTTTCTACCTGACATTGAACAAATATTGAAATGGAGGTTTGCAAATAGAGGCCAGTGCTTCACAGAGTGTTTGGAGCAGCAAAGAAGGCCGCTCTACTGCAGTCTATTGacaatctgggggggggggggctttatgcGAATGGAAAGATATGAGAGGCTGGTGGAAGTTTATTGAGAACAGCAGCATTGTGTCAATTTGTGTCCGCGTGCCATCTGCATCCGGTCAGATATGTCAAGAGGCGAGTATGTCACTCGGTCATCGTGCTGTCTCTCTGTTTGACCTTgttgtttgacctttttttttttttttaaccccgctTGCAGGCCCTCAGCGACTTCTGCACCGATCCAAACATGTTTGTGCTCAACTCCACAAACTTCAACACGGGAACCAGCTCAGGTACCCAttgccacccccccaccaccaccaccgcacacacactcacacaaaatggCGGTTGTTGTTGTCATCGTCCCCCTCGGCCGCCATGCATCTGTGCCCACATCAGCAGAACGACGATAATCCCACATGACCTCCTTTGTGTTCTCGCTCTGTTTGCCGCTCAGATGTGCTGGATTATTACCTGACGTGCAGCCGACGCATGAACAGTCCGTTCCAGCAGGTACCAAGGCTTCTGCCTCCGTTGTACAgaacacgcatgcatgcacgaGCTACACTTGCACAACCTCACCAGAGCCAATAAGATGCATCCAGAATTCCGCCTGTCCGCCTCCATCGGAATACATGGCCATGCATTTCGAGTTATCGTAGTAAAAGCCGAATTTTTAATACGGCTCTTACTTGATTCGATATAATCAACCGGATGTAATGTTCTAGCGTAGTGCTTGAATGCGATGCTCGTCAATAAATCTCCCTGCTCTGTCTTCAGCTCCTCACCCAGTCACAGAGGGCGCTGTCCAATATCCACACACACCTTTCTAGCGTGCAACGTAACGCCCTCACACCGTTCCCCAAAGCCGAGGTGGGTTTGAGTCATCCTGGGgggggagaccccccccccaccccccccaaaaaaaaacgtcggTCATGTCCCTGTATTGATTTCCGCTCgcgggacactttttttttttcttgcagaaaTCACTCAGGGATGTTCAACAGATTCTCAACAGCACGGAGGGCAACTTCCATCAGCTGGTGGCGCTGCTCAACTGCCGAGGCCTCAACAAGGTACCGAGCAGTGGCGGGCGGGCTGTGATATCTGCCCACTCAGCGGTGACTTAATCCACCGCAATCGCAACGTTGCAATTCTAGAAACCGACGGATAACATCATGCGACTGTTCCACATACATGATGGGGTCAACATTGATTCGAACATGTCCGTCCGTCCCCCGCAGGACTACATCGACTCACTGAAAGGCCTGTGCTATGACGGGATGGAGGGGCTGCTATACCTCTCCCTATACTCGTTCCTCTCGGCTTTGGCCTTCACGGCCATTCTTTGCTCTCTGCCCGGTGCCTGGAGGAGTTTCCCAAGGTGAGGGAGGaagacccttaaaaaaaaaaaaaaaaaaaaaaaaaacatccaccgACTGTTACTCCGAATGAGAAGTTTATTCTCGATGCTGCTACTGCACACGATTTTTAACCTTCTTCCCAACTGCCGCAGTTTGAGGTGAGGTAAATTGCCTCCAGGGGAGATGAAACCCATGCGGTAACTTTTACATTTTAACAGGTAAGTTGATTCCAATATAGACGTGGTGGAAATTCCAACGGAGTTAATTCACATGGCCGACCGTTAGAATTTGCTCACTGACTGCGACGACTCCATCAAAGATTGTAGACAAACTCATGAGAAAATGTTCTCCACACGCCCCGTGGAGGAGGTTTGGTGATCAGCCACTAATGCAAAGCCAAAGACGCCAAGACTAAAAATGACTCTTGATGTTCCGTCTTTATCCACCTTCTCGATGTTCTCCATCCATCCTCACGCGTCTCCATCTTTCTCTCTTCCATGGGCGCCGTTTGGCCAGTGATTCGGAAGAGTACGAGGACTCGGACAGCGAGAGTGAGGACCCCTTCACTTCCCATCAGGCACGTAGACAGACGGCCTCGGGGTCTCAGCGCGGGGCCATGGCCCCCTTCTATAATTACCCGGGGGCCGGGTGGACACCCCCCTTTTCTAGCGCGCCGCCCCTCCCGTGAGTAACACCAGACACACGGAcacgcagacagacagacagtcagacagacagacagacagacggaagCTTCCAGATGTTGCAGGAGAGTCCGTCATACAAATCACATGTAGACTTGCGTATTACATATACCAACCAGCCATAATATTAGATACGCTGGCACAATCTAATGAAATCCAATTGAAGAGGTTTATATcttgatctatctatctatctatctatctatctatctatctatctatctatctatctatctatctatctatctatctatctatctatctatctatctatctatctatctatctatctatctatctatctatctatctatctatctatctatctatctatctatctatctatctatctatctatctatctatctatctatctatctatctatctatctatctatctatctatctatctatctatctatctatctatctatctatctatctatctatctatctatctatctatctatctatctatctatctatctatctatctatctatctatctatctatctatctatctatctatctatctatctatctatctatctatctatctatctatctatctatctatctatctatctatctatctatctatctatctatctatctatctatctatctatctatctatctatctatctatctatctatctatctatctatctatctatctatctatctatctatctatctatctatctatctatctatctatctatctatctatctatctatctatctatctatctatctatctatctatctatctatctatctatctatctatctatctatctatctatctatctatctatctatctatctatctatctatctatctatctatctatctatctatctatctatctatctatctatctatctatctatctatctatctatctatctatctatctatctatctatctatctatctatctatctatctatctatctatctatctatctatctatctatctatctatctatctatctatctatctatctatctatctatctatctatctatctatctatctatctatctatctatctatctatctatctatctatctatctatctatctatctatctatctatctatctatctatctatctatctatctatctatctatctatctatctatctatctatctatctatctatctatctatctatctatctatctatctatctatctatctatctatctatctatctatctatctatctatctatctatctatctatctatctatctatctatctatctatctatctatctatctatctatctatctatctatctatctatctatctatctatctatctatctatctatctatctatctatctatctatctatctatctatctatctatcgctaACCACCGAGGTACCTAGCTAGCCAAcctcctagctagctagctagcaagccaTTAATCTATTTTGCTATTAGTAGTTGTAGGAGTAGTACACGTAGTGTAATAGAAATAGTACAAATAGTAGCTGTTTTAGGTGTAGTAGATATCACAGAAACAGTAGTGGAAGTGGTAGACGTAGTATTGGAAGTAGAATTAGTAGTAGAAGTCCAAGTAGTCGACAGGTAGAATTGGGAGGTAGTAGCAAAAATATTGGGGGTACAGTAGAAGCAGTAGGAGTTGTGGTAGATGTAGCAGAGGTAGTAGTTgtgttcaaaatagaaaaaaataatagtatttGACTGAATAGAAAGTAGTTATCGAAGTAGGAGAAAGTGTAGTGGAAGTACTTGTTGTAGTGCCGGTATTGTAGTGTAAAATTGGAGGAGTCATGGTTGATAACCATATTGGCATAATGGTTATTTTTCTGATAATGAAATAAACATTATaacagtggggggtggggggggggtaataaagGCAAAATAGTTGTAGTCGTCATAGTGATGGTAGAAGTCGTCTTCGAAATCGTCCGAGTGGAAATCGTATTGTAGATAGTCAAAGTAGAAATCATAGTCGTAGTCATGCTAGAAGAAGTAGAAAACCATCCGACCACCCCCGTGAGGGTATAttccaccactgccacctacaaCAGCAATCAAagctcactttttatttttattttttccatccagCTCTTTTATTGGATCTCACCggattgtgcaggtgtatcGTTGTGCAGGTGTATCGAAGGTTGCGTCCGCTCGGTCTGCATTTCAATTCCACGTCCCTCCTTCATCATATCCAAGTTTGACCGTAACCAGGACACACTTAGAGGCAGTCAGCGAGCCTTGGCGCACGCTCCTACGCTACCATGCGCTATTCCACACGCAGCACTAGTCGCTCCTCCGCAGACAGACAGATATACAGACAGGTCAACACGGGACGCCAGTGTAGACAGAGGAGAGCGGACGCAAATACACaggcctgtctgtctgtctgtctgcccgTGTTTCTGTCCAATCCGTCCGTCTGTCTCGAGTGTTTTCCCGGACAGACCACGCAggcccgccattttttttttcccccttcacccCAGACTCGAAATTCCGGCGTCACAATCTCCACATAGTAAGACCactgctgtgtgtttttttttaaaaatggggatTCGGGGAGGGAGCTGGGGGGTAAATTGGCAAGGAAACCCGAGTAAGGTCACGACCTTTTCCTACCCTCCGCATCACTCGTCATCACTTGTCTCTTCACTGTGATCTCTCCTGGCCTTTTTTCTCATCCTCACACCTCTAACATCTTTTGTTAAGCGCAGTCCCACGACGGAAAGCCGTTGGAATTCCGTGTACTAGTACACTGTCCTCATGTCTAAGATATTTCAGGGCGATAATTCAAAACTAGTAAGCTGCAGCACTGAATTGCCTTCCCAGTGAGGTCCGAGAGTGTCCGGGTAGAAATTGATCAAGGATATGGACCAAATGCTCCAATGGCTTTCCATGTAATCGACTCACTGCAGGCCACCACATTAGGAACAGCTGTGCAATCCAATGGCAGTTTCTCGCATTGTCCTGTCAGATTCAAAACATCGCTCAATGTGACACGGGGGCAGTTTTGCATCAGGAGAATGGGAAAAAATACACCTTATTACGATCATCGATTCaaaagtttgggggtcactttagatttttattttttttcatggcacatTAATAAtgtcggggcggcccggtagtccagtggttagcacgtgggcttcacagcgcagaggtaccgggttcgattccagctccggcctccctgtgtggagtttgcatgttctccccgggcctgcgtgggttttctccgggtgctccggtttcctcccacattccaaaaaacatgcgtggcaggctgattgaacactctaaattgtccctaggtgtgagtgtgagtgcgaatggttgttcgtttctgtgtgccctgcgattggctggcaaccgatatgGGGTGTCTTCCGTCTACTAcccgaatacagctgggataggctccagcaccccccgcgaccctagtgaggatcaagcagtacggaagatgaatgaatgaatgaattaataatgtCAGATTTGTATTTACTGAGCTGAGGAAGAGcaacacattttacaattgAATCGTCCTTCCGGACATCAAGGAGGatgagtttttcattttctgtccgTCGCTGGTATAGCGAAATGAACAAAGACAGGCGATTTGAAAAATCGGACCGATTACCTGAAGTGAAATTGGATGACTGGGAATCACTGCTCCAGACTGCATTTCTGTTTCATTCAGGGAGATGGTGcttttctttcaaaaagaaGGACAAttcttaagatatcctttatttgtcccacactggggacatttacagcctccagcagcaagaatgtgggaagaaagacgaaaaacaaacagacaccgttcaattaagtgcaatataaatacaaaagggatcaatcgcagtgctatttacaattgtttttccacatcacgtaattattattattattcattcattcattcatcttccgtaccgcttgatcctcacgagggtcgcggggggtgctggagcccatcccagctgtctccgggcagtaggcgggggacaccctgaatcggttgccagccaatcgcagggcacacagagacgaacaaccattcgcactcacactcacacctagggacaatttagagtgttcaatcagcctgccatgcatgtttttggaatgtgggaggaaaccggagcacccggagaaaacccacacaggcccggggagaacatgcaaactccgcacagggaggccggagctggaatcgaacccggtacctctgcactgtgaagccgacgtgctaaccactggactaccgggccgcccatttttattatataattatataattatataataattattattattattgttatttttattcggaGGGACTGCAAACTTTTGAACAATGTCATTTCATCAAACGAGATCAAAAGCGAAAAACCAGAGAGAGCGGAAGCAACCAGGAAGGTCTACTCTGCTTTCTTAAAAACGAAATTAGAGTTAACATGGACTTGGATGTGATTGGACTGCGCAGGTCGACCCAAGTGGCACTAACACGCACCAGTAACCAGTGGGAGTGCTTtccaaatagctttttttttttctctcttcccccccccccccccccccatcacgcATTCACGAGCACGGCAACCGAAATGCTTGCACCTCTAGTCAGGAGCGCGGAGATGCACGCCTACTCAAAGCgagcgagagggagagagcggGAGCTGTGCTTTGTGCGCTTGATCTCTAACCGCTGATTCTCCCTCTTCCCTTTTTTGACCTGCCCTCGACTCCTGTGCCACCGTCTCCCGTCCTCTCTCGACgtgtcttcttcatcctccacccctcctcctcctcctcctccccttttGTCTCTTTCTACTCTCTCTACGCAGGACTCCAAACGTTTCCTCCAATGGCAACCCTGGCTATGAGAGCCTCCCCTTGACTGACAGGCAGTCCCCACCCCCCTCTGTGAGTTCCTCTGTTCTTGTGTGTGCCATTTTATCATCATGCTCGTCGCCGACTAGTGCAGGACTAGGGAAAACTTTGTTCTACCGGAGCTCATTTCACgtcacttattattattttttttgttccccctcaAACCGCGCATGAAATTGAACTCTATTCAGGGATTGAGGCCTGCCGCGAATATTCCCGAATACTTGATGCCCCCTGTGGTGGGGCAAAGTACTACGTTGGGCTGAATAAAGATCCTCAGCTCACTTCAACGTAGTTTCTTGGTACCAAGCTACCACAAgatgatgcacaaaaaaaaagcaaataccaGAGGgtggtttggaaaaaaaaaacatgaatgtgtgACTTTGTGAATGTCAGACCACAAATATGCCGCAAATATGTCACAATAGCAAGAATCCACGGACAACACATTTCTGGTGCCAAGAAAGTTTCAGGGTATTTTGAATCAGAAAATATTTCTTCCAATTTGGTTGTAGTTTTGAAGTGTTCCATTTTTTTGACAAGTGCCAATAATCcccaatttattcattcattcattcattcattcattcattcatcttccgagccgcttgatcctcattagggtcgcggggggtgctggagcctatcccagctgtctccgggcagtaggcgggccctgaatcggttgccagccaatcgcagggcacacagaaacgaacaaccactcacactcacacctagggacaatttagagcgccatgcatatttttggaatgtgggaggaaaccggagcacccggagaaaacccacgcaggcccggggagaacatgcaaactccacacagggaggccggagctggaatcgaacccggtacctctgcactgtgaagcccacgtgctaaccactggactaccgggccgcccaatcccCAATTTATGACTTTGATATtctctttttaattttaaaaatatcaagacctaaaaaaaaatagagccaaTTCAACGGACAGATGGCATTgaagatttttcaaaaatgggaggaaaaaacaaaacgtttttaacaacccccctaaaaaaacgGCACTCAACCACCCAtgactgttttccttttttttttttttttttaatgaaaaaagtcTATTTTTAAGTATTGAGGGGAAAATACAAATAGTTCAATTTCCATGGGTCCTACTTTACTCAGAAAAAGTTTGGGATGTTGCTCACAGGTCGTAGGTCTCCCACCCCCTACATTAGCAGACTGGTgtgcaggtggggggggggggggtttacgaCATGAAATGATCTGCGTTTTCCGGCAAAAGGCCGTCAGCTGTTGTGGCGTGTTCATGGATTCCAGATGACATCGACGTGCTTGAATGACATCTGTGTTCTTTTTCCGCAGTACTCTCCCAGCATGCTGACTGGTTACGGGGGAAGTCAATCGCACCCTAACCCCGCCCATTCGAGGAACCTGTATTCACGTTGATaactattttttcttttttaggaaATGTATAgatagaagaagaaaacaaatgtttagtTTTCATATGAATGGACACTTTAAAAGGAACGGAAACTAATTTTAAAGAAGCAAAACGATGGCTTTAGTGTTGCGTATAATGAGGCTATCACAGAAGTGTATTATTCTGACAATTCTGATGATTAGAAGCacttattataaaaaaaaaaaaaaaatggagcaggaCTAAAAATGACTGTGGGCACGCCGGTAGGATGTGAAAGCAAACCCTCCCCCTTGTTTGTCCAAACTGTGTAAGCTGTGAACAGTGGTGAGGCACGTGGAGAATGTTATTGACGTGACTACATGATGTAGTTTTTATATTCTTCAATGTATCACCCGTTTATTTGAAAGttgttttatatacatataaatatataaatatgaaactgttgtagaaaaaaaaaaaagcactggcacgtagcaacaaagcacatttttttttctgtcaatggTTATGCAGTTCCCCCTCACttgctatatattttttattattactttttataGGTGGTAATTATGTATTTTCTGTGTATTACCTGAATGGTATTGAGTATATCTCACTGTCTATATATCGGAAGAATAATCatttctctttttaaaaaaaaaaaaataataataatcaccacGGTTGAGGGCTACGAGACCCTTCTTTGAATGGAGAACCCTTAAAGAACAGCAGCGACAGCGGGTACAGAGCAATAAAACTAATGTACAGTGGATAtagaaagtctacacaccccttgttcaaatgccagcttTTTgccatgtaaaacaaaaaaaaaataagacaagataaatcagtttaaaaaaagagagagctgTGTACTGTATATCCGAATTagggtgtgcacatttttgcaaCCACACAATGTCTTTTGGTTTTGCTTACCCTCCCAATCAGATTTCGCTTTGGCCACAATGGTGGTCAAAGTTTCAAAAAGGATTTATTTtgcactcatttttatttttttaagatcacAAAAGCctgccatttgaacaggggtgtgtagactttttctatATCCGCTGCAGAGCACAGCGTTGGGTCtccgcaattgtttttttttttgtgcgtgcgtgtgtgtgtatattacgGTATGTTGGAGATTTCATTGAGTCCTCCTCAAGCCCTCCCACTCGACCGTGTTAACCCCCCCCAACTGAGTTTGTACTCTCAATGCTCCTTTTGAATGGCATCCTTTTACACTCAAGAGTCTAATATGAAtaacagtaataaaaaaaaatgtaacaataaCCTCTCACGCTCAACGTGTTTTTGGCCGTCGTTGAACTCCGCAAAGATGCACATTGAACCCTCTGACGTGTGTCCATCTCATGTCCTATTTTTGGACCAGTTTTGTGGTGTTGATGCAAATGTAGTGAAACGAGGGATGTAGCAGACATTTTATGTTCGCAAATCAAAATGGTGAACATCATTCGAGGCAATGTAATACAGTACGTTTGTGTCCCTGCGTCTGTGCAGAGGAGAGTGacagttaaacaaaaaaaaaagaacaagtgtAGACCGATAACAGAGCAATATTCAGAGACATATTCTTTCTCCTCTGTGAAGAACGACAACTACGACTGCAGCCTACAAAGAAGCCGCAACCGTGTCCATATACTGCATGTCATCTAAAAGagtttaattctttacattctgttCCAATTGCCCAAAAAACAGACAATCTTACCGAGTACGTACGGGCTATCTGAACGTGTTGCTGAAAAGTCAAATCAAGCAAGGCCCGAGtgttaaaacaacaaccaaagttTATTATAAACAATGTCAACCATTAAAAACTTAGGTTGTCAGTCAATAAGTCACAAGTGCGCACCGCAGACGGACACGCACGTCGGCTATGCATAGATCGAAAGGAGACACCTGGAACGGGCGTGCGACTGAGCTAAttcgttgctgttgttttgatacGTTGCTAGCTTGACCGTCACGGCAAAACAAGTTGGACAACGACTGAAGTAAAACTGTTCTTTTGCCTCGCTAGAAACAAAAACCGAACAGTTTCAGTGTTTTGGAATGAGTCTTCTTCGTTACAATCATGAGCCACCACTGTTATTAGTAGTCGTAGTAGGAATATGATGACATCATGTCGGCACTTTGTACCACGAAACCGTTTGAGCGTCGAGTCTAAGATGGCTTCCCGCGCGACTTTAGCTGCAGAGGAAAAAAGTTACAATCATCGGATCTTGGCGTCAACCGTGCACAAGTGTGTACTGTGTCTTGGAAAAGCCGGTCGCGCATTTCGTTCACATCCTTGATATCCGGCGACGGGTCCGTGTACGAGTAGTGGACTCTTTGGCGCACTCGTTACGATAGCTGTGTGTGCGCTCGCTAACTGCGAGCTGCTAAAACGACAAGTGATATCAAATTCTAGGAGACACCTATGACCTTGGAATACGAGTAACAGGCAGACATGAACAAGTGGCAGAATGCTGATTTGTCTTACTAGTGAGAACAAAGAGTGCACTCGTGCATGGACCTTAAACTGGATAGCAacgacgtggaaaaaaaaatgtacaaaagctTTCCAAACGAACGTTTGTTCCCTGAATAATGTACTTTCCTGGcataaagtgttaaaaaaaaacaacaaaacaaaaaacaaagtcctttgttttgCTCTCAATCCATCCTGTTCGCCCCCTCAACGGCGGCGTCGGCCTTCAGCCAGGATccgtcctcctccacctcccgcGGCACCACCAGGAGCATCTCAGCTACGTCTTGAGAGAGCTGCTCGCTGAGAAACGTTCTGAGGTAAGAGCACCCCGAATACATGTCAGTgggtgtgacttttttttttttcgtccaatcagatttcagcctgtGTGAGTCAATCTAATACCGTAGTTGCGTTTCCCCGCCGATGCAGACGGGACTCTTCAGCTTGGAGTCCAGGTTGTAGTACTGCTCGTTGACTTGGCGGACGGCGAGCCAGTGGCGCCGCCGCAGCAGCGGCAGGGAAAGGATGCCGAACGAGACGCACGAAGGAACGTTCAAGATGAAGCCCTGAACCTTGGAGATGCACAGACTCTGGACCGTCCTGTCGGGAAAGGGAAAACATGACGCGCAATCGTTAGGTAACAGCCTTCATATGCTTTACAGTGAACCCCCCCATAGGCAGTTACATGGTCAATTGAAAACTTGTCCATCTAAATTTGGTCGGTTTCAAATTTCTGAATCCGAATGGGTTTTGGAGCAGCGAGGAATTCCGCCCCACAGTGACCTGAGCGGAATAGTttaacaagtgaaaaaaaaaatccctgatgTCCCGTCACATTTTCCCTCGTTGTGATTCTTTTGAGCCACCTGCGTTTGTCCCACCACACGGCTGCCAGCTCCCTGCTCTGGAGCGCCGCCATGATGACGTTGACGTCATAGTTGCCCGTGCCGAACACTGAGCGATGTGGGTTGACCACACACTGTGGAGCcagcctacaaaaaaaaacaaaaaattctgaTTCAGTAATGAGGAATGTGAATTTCCATTCACCAAGATTGCTTCCAGGATGCGGCCACAGTCGCAAATCGCTGATTCATTGCGACGACGTGTGTTCATTCAAAGGCATTCTATGGTCGGGATGGTAAACAAGGCAACTGGACAATAACACTTCCGATGCCCATAAAGTcaccacttttttaaaatataatgagTCGACATAACTTACTTTCTTATATTTCTTACAATATAATCTATTTTTCTTGATTCAAAACTCGGTCTTGTTATAGGAGGGTGGGAGCGAGAACGCATTTATGACATCTTCATTCCAAGAGagacatttcatttgaaatgtataGTATGGGTTAActtagttcaaatttgtccttggAACGTATTAAAGACTTAAGACTAGTTAGCATCGTACAACCTAATTGGCCTAGGAACCGAACGCAAATGAAACTTCACCCGAGGAGGCAGATTTCAAAGCAACGCCCCTATTACACATCGacatacgtacacacacacgcgacctCAAATGAcatcaatcatgtttttttgaTCACCGGATTGCAAACGCGTGTCCACACAAGCACACGCATCGTGAAATAAAACGCTACAGTATATCATTTTGCGCCGTACCGTTTGCAGATCTCGTCGGCCGTCTCTTTGGTAAACACCCGCTCCTGCAGCACGTTGTTGAGCGCGTGGATGGCGCACAGCTCCAGACGCTGCTTCTCGTGGAAAACGCCCCCTTCGCTCATGATTGTCGCAAAAATAACagcaggatttatttttttaggaacCCAACCAAACTAAAGTCAACCGCGTTGGCGCCTACATCAGCAGCACCGAGCTAGCTGGGCATGTTAGCTAGCAAACATGGCTATAAGGACGCCTACCAGTCTaacataatttgtttttaaacggcGTGGAATTgtttggcttgtttttttttcaacgagtGTGTCGTGTTGTTGAGAGCAAATGAAATAAGTTGATGACGAAGCGATTCTCAGCCAAAAACAAGAAGGCGGTGTTAGGCGCTTGACAGCTCCATCCAGAACCCGGAA from the Hippocampus zosterae strain Florida chromosome 5, ASM2543408v3, whole genome shotgun sequence genome contains:
- the josd2 gene encoding josephin-2; protein product: MSEGGVFHEKQRLELCAIHALNNVLQERVFTKETADEICKRLAPQCVVNPHRSVFGTGNYDVNVIMAALQSRELAAVWWDKRRTVQSLCISKVQGFILNVPSCVSFGILSLPLLRRRHWLAVRQVNEQYYNLDSKLKSPVCIGGETQLRTFLSEQLSQDVAEMLLVVPREVEEDGSWLKADAAVEGANRMD